GCCGGATGGCAGCGGCGCTAACACTTTTGGCGGCTACTCCACCAACATGACGGTGAAGGAATCGTTTTTACTCCGCATTCCGGATAGCCTCGAAATCAGTGCCGTGGCGCCTATTCTCTGCGCGGGCATCACTACCTATTCGCCCATGAAACACTGGAAGGTAAAAGCTGGCGATCAGGTAGGCGTAGTGGGCTTGGGTGGCTTGGGCCACATGGCCGTGAAGCTAGCCAAAGCGCTGGGAGCCAACGTTACGGCTATTACTACGTCTAAAGACAAGCAAGCCGACGCCGAAGCAATGGGCGCCGACAACGTTCTGTTCTCGACGGATGCCGACGCCATGAAACAGCACGAGGCCAGCTTCAGCTTCATCCTCAACACCATCCCTGACGAGTACGATATCAATGACTACGTGAGCCTGCTCAACCTAGATGGAGCCGTAGTAGCGGTGGGGCTGCTGGGCGAGTACAAGAAGCCGCTCAATAACATGGATGTCGCCAAATTCCGGCGTACAGTGGCTGGCTCCATTATCGGGGGTATTGCCGAAACCCAGGAAGTGCTGGACTTTTGCGCCGAACACAATATTCTGCCCGACGTGGAAATGATTCGGATGCAGGACATTAACAAAGCCTTCGACAAGATGATGGACAAGGAAGTGCGCTACCGCTTCGTCATCGATATGCAGTCGTTGAAAGACGCCGAATAGGTACTGTTAAGTCAGGTTTTGGCTCTACAAAAAAAAGCCCCCAGAAGCTCTTTCGAGGCGTCTGGGGGCTTTTTTAAAGCTTGCATTTACTAATTAGTGCACTTCGCGAGTACCATCGGGGTAAACGGTAGTGCCGTGCTTAGGTCGCTTGGCCGACTTACCGTTTTTTGATGAAACTACCAGCGCTGCTGTAATGGCCACTGCCGACCCAATCAGGGCAGCGGCGGCTAGCGGATGGGTTGTGGCGGCGGTGTAAAAGCTACTCTCACGGGTGTAGCCGGGATAGTTGCCGCGCTCTTCCAGGGTACCAGCGGGTCTGTCCAGGCCATTCCGATCAAGTGGCTGTGGCGGATACTCGGCCTTTTCCTGCTTGGCAAACACATTCTCCATAAACTTGTCTACCAGGGCCGGCACCCAGTTGTTCAGCGCCGTAATAGCACGGCCACCACCGCCCACGGTAATTTCGCGTTCAGGCGTTTCGGCGCAGTGCAGAATGGCGCGGGCCACGGTTTCGGGCGCGTAAGCGGGCGGCGCATGCTGAGCTTCGCGCTCCATGTAGTTTTTGGCGTGCAGCGGATACGGCGTGTCGATGGCCGATGGCTTAATGAGGGTAACTACCACTGGCGTTTCGTCCATTTCCAGTTCCATACGCAAGCCATCGGTAAAACCTTTCACGGCATGCTTGCTGGCGCTATAAATGGTTTGCAGAATGGCCGTGGTTTCGGACAGAATACTTCCAATATTGATAATGGCGCCCCCCTTCTGCTTTAGGTGCTTCACCGCTTCCAGCGAGCCGTAAATCAGACCCCACACATTAGTTTCGAACAGCTTGCGCATATCCTCGATGGGCACCTCTTCTATCTTCCCATAAATCGAAACCCCCGAGTTATTCACCCACGTATCGAAGCCGCCGAACCGGTCGTGGGCAGCCTGTGCAATGCGACGCACCTCGTCCTGGTTACTAACATCAGCCACTACAGAAATAGCCTGACCACCAGCCGTTTCAATTTCCCTAACAAGT
The window above is part of the Hymenobacter radiodurans genome. Proteins encoded here:
- a CDS encoding NAD(P)-dependent alcohol dehydrogenase, with the protein product METIKTKAYGATNSIFSGLSPMEIERRLPQADEVHLDILYCGVCHSDLHQVKNDWGNTIYPCVPGHEVVGRVTEVGSGVTKFKAGDIVGVGCMIDSCGQCQPCQHGEENYCQGPVSWTATYNGPMKPDGSGANTFGGYSTNMTVKESFLLRIPDSLEISAVAPILCAGITTYSPMKHWKVKAGDQVGVVGLGGLGHMAVKLAKALGANVTAITTSKDKQADAEAMGADNVLFSTDADAMKQHEASFSFILNTIPDEYDINDYVSLLNLDGAVVAVGLLGEYKKPLNNMDVAKFRRTVAGSIIGGIAETQEVLDFCAEHNILPDVEMIRMQDINKAFDKMMDKEVRYRFVIDMQSLKDAE
- a CDS encoding SDR family oxidoreductase, giving the protein MKTKLKKLSDQVIVITGASSGIGLVTARMAAEKGARLVLAARSEDALQQLVREIETAGGQAISVVADVSNQDEVRRIAQAAHDRFGGFDTWVNNSGVSIYGKIEEVPIEDMRKLFETNVWGLIYGSLEAVKHLKQKGGAIINIGSILSETTAILQTIYSASKHAVKGFTDGLRMELEMDETPVVVTLIKPSAIDTPYPLHAKNYMEREAQHAPPAYAPETVARAILHCAETPEREITVGGGGRAITALNNWVPALVDKFMENVFAKQEKAEYPPQPLDRNGLDRPAGTLEERGNYPGYTRESSFYTAATTHPLAAAALIGSAVAITAALVVSSKNGKSAKRPKHGTTVYPDGTREVH